Proteins from a single region of Bdellovibrio bacteriovorus HD100:
- a CDS encoding TIR domain-containing protein, which yields MYYRDQVYVCFDADEDMDYYRTMKMWVGNKNINFDFNNAHDLNTLRDGSSEETIKRKLRERMNNAGLLVVLVGEKTRNLYKYVRWEIEIALKDGIPIVVANLNGKRSFDDHRCPAILDNELALHVSFNSKVMQKAFDEWPREHYKFKAQGTSGDRFFVDQVYEQLGLNKTQAQLEAERLNSLRDYLARKGQPFRF from the coding sequence ATGTACTACAGAGATCAAGTGTATGTTTGCTTTGATGCTGACGAGGACATGGATTACTATAGAACGATGAAGATGTGGGTCGGCAATAAGAACATCAATTTTGATTTTAATAATGCCCACGACCTTAACACTCTTCGTGACGGCAGCTCTGAAGAGACTATTAAAAGAAAGCTCAGAGAGCGAATGAACAATGCTGGCCTTCTTGTTGTACTTGTTGGCGAAAAAACTCGAAATCTCTATAAGTATGTACGTTGGGAAATCGAAATTGCGCTGAAAGACGGTATCCCAATTGTTGTTGCCAATTTGAATGGAAAAAGAAGCTTTGATGATCATCGCTGTCCAGCAATTTTGGACAATGAGCTCGCACTGCATGTTTCTTTTAACTCCAAGGTTATGCAGAAGGCATTCGACGAATGGCCAAGAGAGCACTACAAGTTTAAAGCTCAAGGAACGTCAGGAGACCGCTTTTTCGTTGACCAAGTTTATGAGCAGCTTGGATTAAACAAAACCCAAGCACAGCTAGAAGCGGAGCGTTTGAATTCGCTCCGGGATTATTTAGCAAGAAAAGGTCAGCCTTTTAGGTTCTAA
- a CDS encoding adenylosuccinate synthase: MSGVVVVGAQWGDEGKGKLIDVFAEKADMVVRYQGGANAGHTLVVNGQKTVLHLVPSGILRPETTCVIASGVVIDVFSIRDEIKKLKDTGFLQNPKQLLISDTATLILPYHKALDAAREAALSDGKIGTTGKGIGPAYEDRASRRAILFGDLFDKDNLKKKLELALTEKNFMLENYYKGSTFKADDLIKDLLAVAEELAPYRTKDTSLFISKSLKSGKRVLFEGAQGTMLDILHGTYPFVTSSSTLASNACASAGIGPASVQKVIGVFKAYTTRVGSGPFPTELNDEIGKKIQADGHEFGSTTGRSRRCGWLDLVALKYAIRVNGITNLAMMKLDVLTGHDRIGVCTAYKLNGEIITDLPTSPYELEKVEPVIEWIPGWTQDLTKVKTLSDLPRPTTNYIDYLGSQLGTPIDVISVGPGREQTLWVKPLFNN, from the coding sequence ATGTCAGGCGTTGTTGTTGTCGGTGCTCAATGGGGCGATGAAGGTAAAGGTAAACTGATCGATGTGTTCGCTGAAAAAGCGGACATGGTTGTGAGATATCAGGGCGGAGCCAATGCTGGCCACACCCTGGTAGTGAACGGACAAAAAACCGTTCTGCATCTTGTTCCCAGCGGCATCCTGCGCCCGGAAACAACATGTGTGATCGCCTCCGGTGTCGTGATCGATGTTTTCTCGATCCGTGATGAAATCAAAAAGCTGAAAGACACAGGCTTTTTGCAAAACCCAAAACAACTTTTGATCTCTGATACGGCAACTTTGATTTTGCCATACCATAAAGCTCTGGACGCTGCTCGTGAAGCCGCACTGAGCGACGGCAAGATCGGCACCACTGGCAAAGGCATCGGCCCGGCTTATGAAGACCGCGCTTCCCGCCGCGCGATTTTGTTCGGTGATCTTTTCGACAAAGACAATCTGAAAAAGAAACTGGAACTGGCACTGACTGAAAAGAACTTCATGCTGGAGAACTACTACAAGGGCTCCACTTTCAAAGCCGATGATCTGATCAAGGATCTTCTGGCCGTGGCTGAAGAGCTGGCTCCATACCGCACGAAAGACACTTCGCTGTTTATCAGTAAAAGTTTGAAGTCCGGAAAAAGAGTTCTGTTCGAAGGCGCGCAAGGCACGATGCTGGACATCCTGCACGGCACATATCCTTTTGTAACGAGCTCTTCCACTCTGGCTTCCAACGCCTGCGCCAGTGCCGGCATCGGCCCTGCGAGCGTTCAGAAAGTCATCGGCGTGTTCAAAGCCTACACCACTCGCGTGGGCAGCGGCCCCTTCCCGACTGAGCTGAACGATGAAATCGGCAAAAAGATTCAAGCCGACGGCCACGAGTTTGGCTCCACCACCGGCAGAAGCCGTCGTTGCGGCTGGTTGGATCTGGTAGCGTTGAAATACGCGATCCGCGTGAATGGCATTACGAATCTAGCGATGATGAAATTGGATGTACTGACAGGACACGATCGTATCGGCGTGTGCACAGCGTACAAATTGAACGGTGAAATCATCACTGATCTGCCAACTTCACCTTATGAGCTTGAAAAAGTGGAACCAGTGATCGAATGGATCCCAGGTTGGACACAAGATTTGACGAAAGTGAAAACACTCTCGGATCTTCCGCGCCCAACAACGAACTACATTGACTACCTGGGCTCACAATTGGGCACACCAATCGACGTAATTTCCGTCGGACCGGGCCGAGAACAGACACTGTGGGTCAAGCCTTTGTTCAACAATTAA
- a CDS encoding D-2-hydroxyacid dehydrogenase, translating to MKKKILITDRFAQDSFLYLQQHSQFEVVRSDNPQHLPLEHLVSAHALIIRSRTKIDEELLKKARQLQLIVTCTSGFDHIDLEATQKWGVTVMHTPTANIESAAQLTWGLVLSCVNNIQAAHKMVKAGEWNRDQITGIELAGRNYGIVGLGRIGSRVAELAQAFGMNVVAYDPYQEDEVFERLHIPRLSYEEVLKTADVISFHVPKTLETEHMLNRSQFEYIHRGIVLINTSRGSVINENDLCEALEKGWLRSVGLDVYEKEPLNRNSNLLKYPNLVLTPHIGANTEDAFFKASQIAANKLMAFFVDGSTSDTLPPRAPWYGAAPFKGE from the coding sequence GTGAAGAAAAAAATCCTGATCACCGACCGCTTTGCCCAAGACAGCTTCCTGTATTTGCAACAGCACAGCCAATTTGAAGTCGTTCGCAGCGACAACCCCCAGCATCTGCCACTGGAACATCTGGTCAGCGCCCACGCCCTGATCATTCGCAGTCGCACCAAAATTGACGAGGAACTTTTGAAAAAAGCCCGTCAGTTGCAGCTGATCGTGACTTGCACCAGCGGCTTTGATCACATTGATCTCGAAGCCACGCAAAAATGGGGCGTGACTGTCATGCATACGCCGACGGCGAACATCGAATCCGCCGCTCAGTTAACCTGGGGCTTGGTTTTGTCGTGCGTGAACAACATTCAAGCGGCGCACAAGATGGTGAAAGCCGGCGAATGGAACCGCGATCAAATCACCGGCATTGAACTGGCTGGCAGAAACTATGGCATCGTGGGCTTGGGACGTATTGGATCCCGCGTGGCAGAGCTGGCGCAAGCCTTCGGCATGAATGTGGTCGCCTATGATCCCTATCAAGAAGACGAAGTCTTTGAACGCCTGCACATTCCCCGCCTCAGTTATGAAGAGGTTCTGAAGACCGCTGACGTGATCAGCTTCCACGTGCCAAAGACCCTGGAAACCGAACACATGCTGAACCGCTCACAGTTTGAATACATCCACAGAGGCATCGTCCTGATCAATACGTCACGTGGTTCGGTGATCAACGAAAACGATCTGTGCGAAGCCCTGGAAAAAGGCTGGCTGCGTTCGGTGGGTTTGGACGTGTACGAAAAAGAGCCCTTGAACAGAAACTCTAATTTGCTGAAATACCCGAACCTGGTTTTGACTCCGCACATTGGAGCCAATACAGAGGACGCGTTCTTTAAAGCCTCCCAGATTGCAGCTAATAAGCTTATGGCCTTTTTTGTGGACGGATCGACCTCTGACACCCTCCCGCCAAGGGCCCCTTGGTATGGGGCGGCTCCATTTAAGGGCGAATAA
- a CDS encoding pyridoxal-phosphate-dependent aminotransferase family protein, with amino-acid sequence MATQDDYSLLAPGPVNIHPEVRKALALPMIHHRTPEFDKILKKVLTQIKTVFQTEQDVYLLTSTGSGGMEALLVNTLSPGDKVIAIVSGKFGERWADMAAHFGASVLTINAPWGEAVKVSDVEELLQKNPDTRAVLCQACETSTAVAHPIEALGKITQKYPDTLFLVDAITALGAYPLPMDAWGIDGIVAGSQKAFMLPTGLSLLSFSKKAWRFIPDAKCPRYYFDIRKEKKANAAGETFYSSNVALIRALDVVLTLISQQGLEKLFHDIHRRAEFTRIFGLKLGFTLYAQSPSNSVTALLVPPQMDGQKIRLHLEEVHNITIMGGQDQAKGRIIRVGHMGYIQDHELIRLVECLGHTLRHFDSDFMSLEHISNITTEAKNWLEQNP; translated from the coding sequence ATGGCAACTCAAGACGATTACAGTTTGCTGGCTCCGGGCCCCGTCAATATCCATCCTGAGGTGCGCAAAGCGCTGGCACTGCCGATGATTCACCATCGCACTCCGGAATTCGATAAAATCCTTAAGAAAGTTCTGACTCAGATCAAAACTGTTTTTCAAACCGAACAAGATGTCTATCTTTTGACCTCCACCGGCTCTGGCGGGATGGAAGCTTTACTGGTCAACACCTTGTCACCCGGCGACAAAGTTATTGCCATTGTTTCAGGCAAATTTGGCGAGCGCTGGGCTGATATGGCCGCGCATTTTGGCGCCTCAGTTCTGACCATCAACGCTCCTTGGGGTGAAGCCGTCAAAGTTTCTGACGTTGAAGAACTGCTGCAGAAAAATCCTGACACCCGCGCCGTGCTTTGCCAGGCGTGCGAAACCAGCACCGCTGTGGCCCACCCGATTGAGGCTTTGGGTAAAATCACTCAAAAATATCCCGACACCTTGTTCCTGGTGGATGCCATCACCGCATTGGGGGCGTACCCTCTGCCGATGGATGCCTGGGGTATTGACGGCATTGTCGCCGGATCGCAAAAAGCCTTTATGCTGCCAACAGGTTTGTCGCTGCTATCCTTTTCGAAGAAGGCCTGGAGATTCATCCCCGACGCCAAATGCCCCAGATATTATTTTGATATCCGCAAAGAGAAAAAAGCCAATGCTGCCGGTGAAACTTTCTATTCTTCCAACGTCGCTTTGATCCGCGCTTTGGATGTGGTGCTGACGCTGATTTCCCAGCAGGGCTTGGAAAAACTTTTCCACGACATTCATCGCCGCGCGGAGTTCACCCGCATCTTTGGTCTGAAGCTGGGCTTCACTTTGTATGCGCAGTCCCCCAGCAACTCGGTGACTGCGTTGCTGGTGCCACCACAGATGGACGGACAAAAAATCCGCCTGCACCTGGAAGAAGTTCACAACATCACCATCATGGGCGGACAGGATCAGGCCAAAGGCCGCATCATTCGTGTGGGACACATGGGTTACATTCAGGATCACGAACTGATTCGTCTGGTGGAGTGCTTGGGGCACACCCTGCGCCACTTTGATTCAGATTTTATGTCGTTGGAGCATATTTCCAACATCACGACCGAGGCGAAAAACTGGCTGGAGCAAAATCCGTGA
- a CDS encoding LptE family protein, with amino-acid sequence MDAIFKAFRITLILSLFLSGCAYRLGSGTRSIPGGYKQISVPIFKNKTQETGIEVAFTNTLIQEFQRSRVARIVDNSLSEVAVIGQIDSVQYLPGAKRVAGDSSAPYLPNGTVVASEYRILLNVTVKVVRQADGTELWSGSFSGERTYAAPQVTLAGVNSINPLYNLSARRQNIDLMAYDIMSEAHDRITENF; translated from the coding sequence GTGGACGCAATATTTAAAGCTTTTCGCATCACTCTGATTCTGTCGCTGTTCCTCTCGGGATGTGCCTATCGCCTGGGCAGCGGGACGCGCAGTATTCCTGGCGGCTATAAGCAGATTTCTGTGCCCATTTTCAAAAATAAAACACAGGAAACCGGGATCGAAGTGGCGTTCACAAACACACTGATTCAGGAGTTCCAGCGCTCCCGAGTTGCCCGAATTGTGGACAATTCTTTGTCGGAAGTGGCAGTGATCGGGCAGATTGATTCTGTTCAGTATCTGCCGGGCGCCAAACGTGTGGCCGGAGACTCTTCCGCGCCTTATTTGCCTAATGGAACTGTCGTTGCGTCAGAGTATCGTATCTTGCTGAATGTGACGGTGAAAGTCGTGCGTCAGGCGGATGGGACTGAACTTTGGAGTGGGTCCTTCAGTGGAGAGAGAACATACGCAGCACCTCAGGTAACGCTGGCCGGTGTTAACTCCATAAATCCGCTTTACAATCTTTCTGCGCGAAGGCAGAACATTGACCTCATGGCTTATGACATTATGTCCGAAGCTCATGATCGTATTACCGAAAATTTCTAA
- the holA gene encoding DNA polymerase III subunit delta, producing the protein MALIDAQKFYRDLEKGQTAPMYFLFGEEPYLLNQSVERFKYAVLTEGAVDFNYSLFYASDADVVSVRDAVETLPMMAQRRLVILKEAQELTDKEWAELEPLLESPVDSTVFVILASRVDKRKKQIRLLLDKADCVEFKKPYENQIPSWINYIAQSLGLTISNDAILLLHKLVGHHLTEIEGELKKLGEFVGERRIEVADVAQAVSRSKEENVFDFTKAIGENDRVKALELLVHLLDQGQNEIGIVSLVARHVRILLTLKRGMEEGLHGAKLAHFAQVPPYFLESYLDQARLWTAKKLEQTLVVLSETDKALKSSPLSSHIWLENLVLKTCGTQYAM; encoded by the coding sequence GTGGCACTCATCGATGCGCAGAAATTCTATCGCGATCTTGAAAAAGGTCAGACTGCGCCGATGTATTTCCTTTTCGGGGAAGAGCCTTACCTGCTGAATCAATCCGTCGAGCGCTTCAAGTACGCGGTCCTGACCGAAGGCGCGGTGGATTTCAACTACAGCCTGTTCTATGCTTCCGATGCGGATGTGGTGTCGGTGCGTGATGCCGTTGAAACTTTGCCGATGATGGCTCAGCGCCGTTTGGTGATCCTAAAAGAAGCCCAGGAATTGACCGACAAGGAATGGGCCGAGCTGGAGCCTTTGCTTGAATCCCCGGTGGACAGCACCGTGTTTGTGATTCTGGCGTCCCGCGTGGACAAGCGCAAAAAACAGATCCGTCTTTTGCTCGACAAAGCCGACTGTGTTGAATTCAAAAAACCTTACGAAAATCAGATCCCTTCCTGGATCAACTACATCGCGCAATCCCTGGGTTTGACGATCAGTAACGATGCCATCTTGCTTTTGCATAAGCTGGTGGGTCATCACCTGACCGAAATCGAAGGGGAGCTTAAAAAACTGGGCGAATTCGTGGGCGAGCGTCGTATTGAAGTGGCAGATGTGGCTCAGGCCGTGTCTCGCTCGAAGGAAGAAAACGTTTTTGATTTCACCAAAGCCATCGGCGAAAACGACCGTGTAAAGGCTTTGGAGCTTTTGGTTCACTTGCTGGATCAGGGGCAGAACGAGATCGGGATCGTGTCTTTGGTGGCCCGCCACGTGCGTATCCTGCTGACTTTGAAGCGGGGAATGGAAGAGGGCCTGCACGGCGCGAAGCTCGCGCATTTTGCCCAGGTGCCGCCTTATTTCCTGGAAAGCTATCTGGATCAAGCCCGACTTTGGACTGCTAAAAAGCTGGAACAAACCCTGGTGGTTCTGTCTGAGACAGACAAGGCTTTGAAGTCCTCACCATTGTCCAGTCACATCTGGCTGGAGAATCTTGTTTTAAAGACCTGCGGCACTCAATACGCCATGTGA
- a CDS encoding PilZ domain-containing protein: protein MNKANPAFEDKGYFRRQYPRRAMKRKVGILCDGVYFVCESGEVGEGGMSIVTEYVLTEGHEVVVSFQVPAGDFVFLRGVVRSTQKKEGDHKVTHGLSFNQIAFSTKRQIRAFVSARTDSELN, encoded by the coding sequence ATGAACAAAGCCAATCCTGCATTTGAAGACAAAGGTTATTTCCGCCGCCAGTATCCGCGACGTGCGATGAAGCGCAAAGTGGGCATTCTGTGCGATGGGGTGTATTTTGTGTGTGAATCCGGAGAGGTGGGTGAAGGTGGGATGTCCATCGTCACCGAGTACGTTCTGACCGAGGGCCACGAGGTGGTCGTCAGCTTCCAGGTGCCAGCCGGGGACTTTGTATTCCTTCGCGGCGTGGTTCGTTCAACGCAAAAAAAAGAGGGTGACCATAAAGTCACCCACGGATTGAGCTTCAATCAGATTGCGTTCTCTACAAAACGACAAATTCGCGCCTTTGTATCAGCGCGAACCGACTCAGAACTCAATTAA
- the rpsT gene encoding 30S ribosomal protein S20, with protein MANHKSAAKRARQSIRKTAVNNARKSTVKTAEKKLVKAIEAKDLKALPELLKNFSSQVMKAAKTGVIKKETASRKISRLSTRASATK; from the coding sequence TTGGCAAATCATAAGTCTGCAGCAAAAAGAGCTCGTCAGTCTATCCGTAAAACTGCTGTTAACAACGCTCGCAAAAGCACTGTTAAAACAGCTGAGAAAAAACTTGTTAAAGCTATCGAAGCTAAAGATCTGAAAGCTCTTCCTGAATTGTTGAAGAACTTCTCTTCTCAAGTAATGAAAGCTGCAAAAACTGGCGTTATCAAGAAAGAAACTGCATCCCGCAAGATCAGCCGTCTTTCTACTCGCGCTTCTGCAACGAAGTAG
- the murJ gene encoding murein biosynthesis integral membrane protein MurJ has product MASGTLTSRILGLFRDIALGALFDRAVTDAWTAAFRIPNLFRRLFGEGSLAVSFIPVFMQTQSEDPTGDRARNLANAFYSLLLVFLGVLTLLGIVYVEPLFRLILSSDYALDAAKWELTLRMGRIMFGFVFFVCTYAFYMGILNALGSFGLPALAPALLNVSMLVFTFMPPQWFAVHGDGLAWGVLIGGLLQALLLAVALKQRNYLPRLQKTLWTPEVKAVVRGMLPGLIGMGLLQFSTLVNLYFASSLPEGSISYIYWADRLLELPLSLISVSIGAALLPTLSDFANRGLKEKFQETAEESFLMNLFLAWPAALGLYILAEPIIEVLFLRGKFTVQDVQMTAAILRIYAVSLLLVSCSRVLMPLYYSVKNTKVPMVLALVSLAVHVSLAPVLMRQWGLEGLMISGVVAALINAVLLMGLLKKYSPGIRMSVLLRPALKFVLAGAGMVISLQAYELLMAQTGRGLQMLALFVTILLAVVAYFGLAYVLGCEQISRIRRSSQP; this is encoded by the coding sequence ATGGCCTCCGGGACATTAACTAGCCGCATCCTTGGGCTTTTCCGCGATATAGCCCTGGGGGCTTTGTTCGACCGGGCGGTCACTGACGCTTGGACGGCCGCTTTCCGCATCCCCAATCTGTTCCGCCGCTTATTCGGGGAAGGCTCCCTGGCTGTGAGTTTTATTCCCGTTTTCATGCAAACACAATCGGAAGATCCCACCGGGGATCGTGCCCGGAATTTAGCCAATGCCTTTTATTCGCTGCTTTTGGTGTTTTTAGGGGTTTTGACCCTGCTGGGGATCGTTTATGTCGAGCCTCTTTTCCGGCTGATTCTTTCTTCGGATTATGCCTTGGATGCCGCCAAGTGGGAACTGACCCTGCGCATGGGGCGGATCATGTTTGGGTTTGTGTTCTTTGTCTGCACCTATGCCTTCTATATGGGGATTCTGAATGCCCTGGGCAGTTTTGGGCTGCCCGCGCTGGCGCCGGCGCTTTTAAATGTCTCTATGCTGGTGTTCACCTTTATGCCGCCGCAGTGGTTTGCGGTGCACGGAGACGGCCTGGCGTGGGGAGTGTTGATCGGAGGGCTGTTGCAGGCGCTGTTATTGGCAGTGGCTTTAAAGCAGCGAAACTATCTGCCACGACTGCAGAAGACGTTGTGGACTCCGGAAGTCAAAGCCGTGGTGCGGGGGATGTTGCCGGGGCTGATCGGCATGGGGCTTTTGCAGTTTTCGACTTTGGTGAATCTGTACTTTGCCAGCTCCCTTCCTGAAGGTTCGATTTCTTATATTTACTGGGCCGACCGTTTGCTGGAGCTTCCATTGTCGTTGATTTCAGTCAGCATCGGGGCCGCGCTGCTGCCAACGTTGAGTGACTTTGCCAATCGGGGACTGAAAGAAAAGTTCCAGGAAACGGCCGAAGAAAGTTTTCTGATGAATCTGTTCCTGGCATGGCCCGCAGCGCTGGGGCTTTATATTTTGGCCGAGCCCATCATTGAGGTGCTATTCTTGCGTGGCAAGTTCACCGTGCAGGATGTGCAAATGACGGCAGCGATTTTGCGCATTTATGCTGTCAGTTTGTTGCTGGTGTCGTGCAGTCGTGTGCTGATGCCGCTGTATTATTCCGTAAAGAACACGAAAGTTCCCATGGTGCTGGCGTTGGTGTCTTTGGCGGTGCATGTGTCGCTGGCTCCGGTGTTGATGCGACAGTGGGGGCTTGAAGGGCTGATGATTTCCGGCGTGGTTGCGGCATTAATAAATGCCGTATTGCTGATGGGGCTTTTGAAGAAGTATTCCCCGGGAATCAGAATGTCCGTGCTGCTTCGTCCGGCGCTGAAGTTTGTGCTGGCGGGGGCGGGGATGGTGATTTCTTTGCAGGCATATGAACTGCTGATGGCTCAAACAGGAAGAGGGCTGCAGATGCTGGCCCTCTTTGTCACAATCCTGTTGGCGGTTGTCGCCTATTTCGGTCTGGCTTACGTTTTGGGTTGCGAGCAGATTTCTAGAATCCGTCGGTCGTCCCAACCTTAG
- a CDS encoding HAMP domain-containing methyl-accepting chemotaxis protein, whose translation MSDFKLSGWFKGIKGKLLMAAFMPMIGFAILGSIAINGITSVVHLLDVANEQVIPTFDMVGEMRQAGNKFQYGAWAAMEHIDEPEKLTSYLKTATEGMDEFRKAQETYDPIPRTPEEDKAYQTAKPLFPEYYASMEKVIALIRSADPAKVKEAEVLLDGRYNEIGKSVRAWNSAVTDIYAKMAKDGVIEANSTEAYVKNLIYLVSAATGVIVFAVLLWIAARISNAVGSVADRLTTAGGQVASAVEQLNEAGNSLSQSSTEAAASLEETVAALEEMTSMVQMNSDNAKQAAALSASSRDSAEQGEKEIQNLITSMTSISQSSKKIEEIIHVIDDIAFQTNLLALNAAVEAARAGEQGKGFAVVAEAVRTLAQRSAASAKDISSLIKDSVSQIEEGSATADKSGAVLTNIVNSIKKVADLNNEIAAASSEQTTGIQQIGKAMNQLDQAAQSNAASAEEIAATSGEINNLATTSLNLTVELNEVILGSSEVSKASAAAEAPVKAKAKTSFMPKPKKSNVIPMKAAAPKKSASQDVIPFDDDERAKVGTTDGF comes from the coding sequence ATGTCAGATTTCAAATTATCAGGATGGTTCAAAGGTATTAAAGGAAAGTTGTTGATGGCTGCTTTCATGCCCATGATTGGCTTTGCGATTCTAGGCTCCATCGCCATCAACGGGATCACAAGTGTGGTTCACCTTTTGGATGTCGCCAACGAACAAGTTATCCCCACCTTCGATATGGTTGGTGAAATGCGCCAGGCGGGCAACAAATTCCAATACGGTGCTTGGGCAGCGATGGAACATATTGATGAGCCTGAAAAATTGACGTCCTATCTAAAGACCGCCACCGAAGGCATGGACGAATTCCGCAAGGCCCAGGAAACTTATGATCCGATTCCAAGAACACCGGAAGAAGACAAGGCTTACCAAACTGCCAAGCCTCTTTTCCCGGAATACTATGCTTCCATGGAAAAGGTTATCGCCTTGATTCGTTCTGCAGACCCCGCCAAAGTGAAAGAAGCCGAAGTCCTGCTGGATGGCCGTTACAATGAAATCGGCAAATCCGTGCGCGCCTGGAATAGCGCCGTCACAGACATCTACGCAAAGATGGCCAAAGACGGCGTCATCGAAGCCAATTCGACTGAAGCTTATGTTAAAAATCTGATCTATCTGGTTTCAGCTGCCACAGGTGTGATTGTGTTTGCCGTGCTCTTGTGGATTGCCGCACGCATTTCAAACGCCGTGGGTTCTGTCGCTGACCGTCTGACAACAGCCGGTGGCCAGGTGGCTTCTGCAGTTGAACAATTGAACGAAGCCGGCAATTCATTGTCCCAGTCTTCGACTGAGGCGGCTGCCTCTCTTGAAGAAACTGTCGCCGCCCTGGAAGAAATGACCTCCATGGTGCAAATGAACTCGGACAACGCGAAACAAGCGGCGGCTTTGTCTGCAAGCTCGCGTGATTCTGCTGAACAGGGTGAAAAAGAAATCCAGAACCTGATCACATCCATGACCTCCATTTCTCAGTCTTCCAAAAAGATCGAAGAGATCATTCATGTGATCGATGATATTGCCTTCCAGACAAATCTGCTGGCTCTGAATGCGGCTGTGGAAGCTGCCCGTGCCGGTGAACAAGGCAAAGGTTTTGCTGTGGTCGCAGAGGCCGTCAGAACTTTGGCTCAAAGAAGTGCGGCGTCCGCTAAGGACATCTCTTCCCTGATCAAAGATTCCGTATCTCAGATCGAAGAAGGCAGTGCTACTGCGGACAAGTCCGGTGCCGTTCTGACCAACATCGTGAACTCCATCAAAAAAGTTGCGGATCTGAACAACGAAATCGCGGCGGCCAGCTCTGAGCAGACCACCGGTATTCAACAAATCGGTAAAGCCATGAACCAGTTGGATCAGGCCGCACAAAGCAACGCGGCTTCAGCAGAAGAAATTGCAGCGACCAGCGGAGAGATCAACAATCTGGCAACCACTTCCCTGAACCTGACTGTGGAACTGAACGAAGTGATCCTGGGCAGCAGCGAGGTATCCAAAGCCTCTGCTGCGGCAGAAGCTCCGGTCAAAGCCAAAGCGAAAACATCCTTCATGCCGAAACCGAAAAAATCCAATGTGATTCCAATGAAGGCTGCGGCTCCGAAAAAGTCCGCTTCTCAGGATGTGATTCCATTTGATGACGACGAAAGAGCTAAGGTTGGGACGACCGACGGATTCTAG